A genomic window from Deltaproteobacteria bacterium includes:
- a CDS encoding TetR/AcrR family transcriptional regulator produces the protein MTATKDTRRSTKGKARREQILEKAAREFAARGYHATTIAHILDGLGIARGTFYLYFENKRAIFDELVQSLMERLAGAIRVIDLHDAERDPHEQLHDNLVRVFTILLENRGAAKILLEGGGGADPEFEKKIDEFYAQARFLLKRSLEHGRRIGLLRPIDTGFFADCALGAVREVVRHALSKPPGEIDVARLAAQLIDYHTHGVFAEKPAPTA, from the coding sequence ATGACAGCGACCAAGGATACGCGCCGATCGACCAAGGGCAAAGCGCGCCGGGAGCAGATTTTGGAGAAGGCGGCGCGCGAGTTTGCCGCGCGGGGATACCACGCGACCACAATCGCCCACATCCTCGACGGGTTGGGGATCGCGCGCGGCACGTTCTACCTCTATTTCGAAAACAAGCGGGCGATCTTCGACGAACTTGTGCAGTCGCTCATGGAGCGCCTCGCGGGAGCGATCCGCGTGATCGACCTGCATGACGCGGAACGGGACCCCCACGAGCAACTGCACGACAATCTCGTGCGCGTGTTCACGATCCTGCTGGAGAATCGCGGAGCGGCGAAGATCCTGCTCGAAGGCGGCGGCGGGGCCGACCCCGAGTTCGAGAAAAAGATCGACGAGTTCTACGCGCAGGCCCGGTTCCTGCTCAAGCGGTCGCTCGAGCACGGGCGCCGAATCGGCCTGCTGCGTCCCATCGATACCGGCTTTTTCGCCGACTGCGCCCTCGGCGCGGTGCGCGAGGTCGTGCGTCACGCGTTGTCCAAGCCGCCCGGCGAGATCGACGTGGCGCGGCTCGCCGCCCAGCTCATCGACTATCACACGCACGGTGTTTTCGCCGAAAAACCCGCGCCGACCGCTTGA
- the efp gene encoding elongation factor P: MIITATRIRAGNIIDMNGDPCRVMAVQHVVTGRGSGGVQTKMRNLRTGTQFEQRFRSSETVSEVELDHHEMEFLYRDDSGFHFMNTQSYEQISLTEEVLGETAKWLQENLRIAMLFYNEQVVGASPPKTMVLRVEETKPRMKGATQTAMPKPAKLENGVTVAVPEFVEAGDLIRVDTIEEAYVERVKE, encoded by the coding sequence ATGATCATCACCGCGACGCGAATCCGGGCGGGAAACATCATCGACATGAACGGCGATCCCTGCCGGGTGATGGCCGTGCAGCACGTGGTCACCGGGCGCGGCTCGGGCGGCGTGCAGACCAAGATGCGCAACCTGCGCACGGGAACGCAGTTCGAGCAGCGGTTCCGCTCGTCCGAAACCGTGAGCGAGGTCGAGCTCGATCATCACGAGATGGAGTTTCTCTACCGGGACGACTCCGGTTTTCATTTCATGAACACGCAAAGCTACGAGCAGATCAGCCTGACCGAAGAGGTGCTGGGCGAGACCGCGAAGTGGCTTCAGGAAAACCTGCGCATCGCGATGCTGTTTTACAACGAGCAGGTGGTGGGCGCTTCGCCGCCAAAGACCATGGTACTGCGTGTCGAGGAAACGAAACCGCGAATGAAGGGCGCCACGCAGACCGCCATGCCCAAACCCGCGAAGCTCGAGAACGGTGTCACCGTCGCGGTGCCCGAGTTCGTCGAGGCGGGCGACCTGATCCGGGTGGACACGATCGAGGAGGCCTACGTCGAACGCGTGAAGGAATAG